One part of the Vicia villosa cultivar HV-30 ecotype Madison, WI linkage group LG6, Vvil1.0, whole genome shotgun sequence genome encodes these proteins:
- the LOC131612916 gene encoding BTB/POZ domain-containing protein POB1-like, producing the protein MDYSAVVKEKTLYVNSSILAEKSSFFYKLFSNGMKESKMAHITVRITASEEAPFMELLKFMYNNSLYVTSPPRLLDILMAADKFGVASCMIYCIRVLLNIPMTPEFASLYLDLPYSVLMTEFVWPLVVAAKKYLVARYKDVTKHQEELMRLPLAGIMALLSSDELQVASEDVLYEFVLMWARTQYPSLEERREILRAKLIPFIRFPYMTFRKLKMVQSCNEFENEVTSKLVLDAMYFKAEAPQQKRILAAESASTTRFFIERSYKYRPIKVVEFEHPQQQCVVYLDLRREECANLFPSGQVCSRPFHLGGHVFFLSAHCNMDPQSSYHCFGLCFGMYENDSTNCGVDYEFEVRSRPTLEYICKFKGNFIFTGGREAVGFKNFFSTPWTSFMAEDNLYFIDDVLHLKVDLTVRN; encoded by the exons ATGGACTACTCTGCAGTCGTTAAGGAGAAGACATTGTATGTCAACTCCTCCATCCTAGCCGAGAAGAGCTCATTCTTCTACAAG TTATTTTCTAATGGGATGAAGGAGTCCAAGATGGCGCACATCACCGTAAGAATCACTGCATCTG AGGAAGCTCCATTCATGGAGCTTTTAAAATTTATGTACAACAATTCTCTATACGTGACCTCACCACCTAGATTGCTGGATATCTTGATGGCGGCGGACAAGTTCGGGGTGGCGTCCTGCATGATATACTGCATTCGAGTATTGCTAAACATACCCATGACACCAGAGTTTGCGTCGCTTTACCTAGATCTTCCTTATAGTGTCCTAATGACTGAATTTGTTTGGCCATTGGTTGTAGCAGCAAAAAAGTATCTTGTTGCACGTTACAAGGATGTCACAAA ACATCAAGAGGAGTTGATGAGATTGCCACTTGCTGGGATCATGGCATTATTATCCAGCGATGAGCTGCAGGTCGCATCTGAGGATGTACTGTATGAATTTGTGTTAATGTGGGCTCGAACCCAATACCCTAGTCTGGAAGAGAGGAGAGAAATTCTAAGAGCAAAGCTTATCCCCTTCATCCGCTTTCCATACATGACCTTCCGCAAGCTAAAGATGGTCCAGAGTTGTAACGAATTTGAAAATGAAGTCACTTCTAAGCTAGTACTTGATGCCATGTATTTCAAGGCTGAGGCACCACAGCAGAAACGAATACTAGCGGCGGAATCGGCTTCCACTACTCGTTTCTTCATTGAGCGGTCATACAAGTACCGCCCTATTAAAGTGGTTGAATTTGAACATCCACAACAACAATGTGTGGTATACTTAGACCTGAGGAGGGAGGAGTGTGCCAACTTGTTCCCCTCTGGACAAGTCTGTTCACGACCCTTCCATTTAGGTGGTCATGTGTTTTTCTTGTCAGCGCATTGCAATATGGACCCGCAGAGCTCCTACCATTGCTTCGGCTTGTGCTTTGGCATGTATGAGAATGATTCTACGAACTGCGGTGTTGACTATGAATTTGAAGTTCGATCGAGGCCAACCTTAGAATATATTTGCAAATTTAAAGGAAACTTTATATTTACCGGGGGAAGAGAAGCAGTCGGTTTCAAGAATTTTTTTTCTACGCCATGGACATCGTTCATGGCAGAGGACAACCTCTACTTTATTGACGATGTTCTCCATCTTAAAGTAGATCTAACAGTGAGAAACTAG